One segment of Primulina tabacum isolate GXHZ01 chromosome 14, ASM2559414v2, whole genome shotgun sequence DNA contains the following:
- the LOC142525237 gene encoding serine carboxypeptidase-like 27 — MGWKLDPISCIFYLFCCHVFVGNLCQCYYNAEQENDTITSLPGQPANAEFDQYSGYVTVNEEAGRALFYWLTEAPIRRGPESKPLLLWLNGGPGCSSIGYGAVQEIGPFNINPDGKSLSLNRYTWSHLANLLFLESPSGTGFAYSNTSSDLYTSGDQRTAEESYIFLLKWFERFPQYKYRDFYISGESYAGHYGPQLAQIINEKNKGVENPVINLKGFLLGNILMEDQYDYKGMFDHWWINGLISDSTYQLLNYTCASSTPVHPSADCQKALDLATQEKGNIDQESIFTPPCSNKSSSQKRLLGGRHRPFLFKAYDPCTESYSQVYFNLPEVQKAFHANTTGIPYPWVACSDILYNNWTDEARTILPIYRELIAAGLRIWIFTGNADSVVPVPSTRYALNALNLPVVTKWYPWYISKKVGGWSQVYEGLTYVIVNGAGHQVPLHRPNEALILRKSFLENNPMPGLISPLETTNGGAFHDS, encoded by the exons ATGGGGTGGAAATTGGACCcaatctcatgcatattttaccTTTTTTGTTGCCACGTTTTTGTGGGAAATCTTTGTCAGTGTTACTATAATGCAGAGCAAGAAAATGATACGATAACATCTTTACCTGGACAACCTGCAAATGCTGAATTTGATCAATATTCAGGCTATGTAACAGTGAACGAAGAGGCTGGAAGGGCACTGTTTTACTGGCTAACTGAAGCGCCTATTCGCAGAGGGCCGGAGTCGAAGCCACTGCTTTTGTGGCTAAACGGGGGCCCTGGTTGCTCTTCTATAGGCTACGGTGCTGTTCAAGAAATCGGGCCTTTTAATATTAATCCTGATGGGAAATCACTTAGCCTCAATCGCTATACTTGGAGCCATT TGGCAAACTTGCTTTTCTTGGAATCACCAAGTGGTACTGGTTTTGCGTATTCGAATACTTCATCAGACTTGTACACCTCAGGTGATCAAAGAACAG CTGAAGAATCATACATCTTCCTTCTCAAGTGGTTCGAGAGGTTTCCTCAGTACAAATACAGAGATTTCTATATTTCTGGGGAAAGTTATGCCG GACATTATGGGCCTCAACTAGCTCAAATCATAAACGAGAAGAACAAGGGAGTCGAAAACCCAGTCATAAATCTCAAGGGATTCTTG TTGGGGAACATTCTCATGGAAGATCAGTATGATTACAAGGGCATGTTTGACCATTGGTGGATTAATGGTTTGATTTCGGATTCGACTTACCAACTGCTCAATTACACATGCGCTTCATCCACCCCAGTTCATCCTTCAGCTGATTGTCAAAAAGCTCTTGATCTTGCGACTCAAGAGAAAGGAAACATCGACCAAGAGAGCATTTTCACTCCTCCGTGTAGCAACAAATCTTCTTCACAGAAGCGCCTTCTTGGCGGTCGCCAT CGGCCATTCCTGTTCAAAGCATACGATCCTTGCACAGAAAGCTATTCTCAAGTTTACTTCAATCTTCCTGAAGTTCAAAAGGCGTTCCATGCCAACACTACTGGAATTCCTTACCCATGGGTAGCATGCAG TGACATCCTCTATAACAATTGGACTGACGAAGCTCGAACCATACTTCCAATATATCGAGAACTAATAGCTGCTGGTCTCAGGATTTGGATTTTTAC TGGGAATGCCGATTCCGTGGTTCCTGTGCCATCAACTCGCTATGCACTCAATGCTTTGAACCTCCCAGTCGTAACCAAATGGTATCCTTGGTATATAAGCAAAAAG GTTGGTGGATGGAGCCAAGTATACGAGGGATTGACTTATGTGATAGTAAATGGAGCTGGGCACCAGGTGCCTCTGCATCGCCCCAACGAAGCGCTTATtctcagaaaatctttcttagAGAACAATCCGATGCCTGGTCTAATTAGTCCACTCGAGACTACCAACGGAGGTGCTTTCCATGATTCTTGA
- the LOC142523973 gene encoding serine carboxypeptidase II-1-like: MQKHVLAAQVLLRLAESDPSSDLYTAGDQRTAEDSYIFLVKWFERFPQYKYRDFYITGESYAGHYGPQLAQIIHEKNKGIENPVINLKGLLLGNILMDDYYDYKGMVEHWWITGLISDSTFQLLKNTCALSSRVHPSADCQKALDLAIQEEGNIDQESIFTPLCNKKSSSNRRLPGGRHRPWPSKAYDPCTESYFTAYFNLPEVQKAFHANTTGIPDPWVACSDILFNNWTDSSPSILPIYQELIAAGLRIWIFSGNDDSVAPVPSTRHALNALNLPIITNWYPWYISEKVGGWCRVYEGLTYVIVNGAGHKVPLHRPNEALVLIKSFLENNHMPELGPTLEPTGGAVFQDS, translated from the exons ATGCAGAAACATGTTCTTGCTGCTCAAGTCCTCTTAAGGTTGGCGGAAAGCGATCCTTCATCAGACTTGTATACCGCAGGTGATCAAAGAACAG CTGAAGATTCGTACATCTTTCTTGTCAAATGGTTCGAAAGGTTTCCTCAGTACAAATACAGGGATTTCTACATAACTGGGGAAAGTTATGCCG GACATTATGGGCCTCAGCTAGCTCAAATCATACATGAAAAGAACAAGGGAATCGAAAACCCAGTCATAAATCTCAAGGGATTATTG TTGGGGAACATTCTCATGGATGATTACTATGATTATAAGGGCATGGTGGAGCATTGGTGGATTACTGGTTTGATTTCGGATTCGACTTTTCAACTACTCAAGAACACATGCGCTTTATCCTCCCGCGTTCATCCTTCTGCTGATTGTCAAAAAGCTCTTGATCTTGCGATTCAAGAGGAAGGAAACATCGACCAAGAGAGCATTTTCACGCCTCTGTGTAACAAAAAATCTTCATCAAACAGGCGCCTTCCCGGTGGTCGCCAT CGGCCATGGCCATCCAAAGCATACGATCCTTGCACAGAAAGCTATTTTACAGCTTACTTCAATCTTCCTGAAGTTCAAAAGGCATTCCATGCCAACACAACTGGAATTCCTGACCCGTGGGTAGCATGCAG TGACATCCTCTTTAACAATTGGACTGACTCATCTCCATCCATACTTCCAATATATCAAGAATTAATAGCTGCGGGTCTCAGAATTTGGATTTTTTC TGGTAATGACGATTCTGTGGCTCCTGTGCCATCAACTCGCCATGCACTCAATGCTTTGAACCTTCCAATCATAACCAACTGGTATCCTTGGTACATAAGCGAAAAG GTAGGTGGATGGTGCCGAGTATACGAGGGATTGACCTATGTGATCGTAAATGGAGCTGGGCACAAGGTGCCTCTGCATCGCCCCAATGAAGCTCTTGTTcttataaaatcatttttagaGAACAATCATATGCCTGAGCTTGGCCCAACACTCGAGCCAACTGGTGGAGCTGTTTTCCAGGATTCTTGA
- the LOC142525238 gene encoding uncharacterized protein LOC142525238 yields MDFVFGNLNGGSSSFNQDINKCPFLRNINEPTNLSFSMPMAFPMPSRDGKGPIFEDGPNFEMAFRLFHGQNGVVPLSERSFIRTEKRPSESSPVHFNPLGAKAATISLSAFGPGGPFGFDAFSKKWMKKSKKSSSSKNESSKGMESEHEAMGNEWLQNGNCPIAKSYRAVSHVLPLVAKVFKPPPGMKYRCPPAVVAARSAIAKTAFAKNLRPQPLPTKVLVIGILGMAANVPLGIWREHTEKFSPSWFAAVHAAVPFIGILRKSILMPKAAMAFTIAASILGQVIGSRAERLRLKSVATRKLAVVESSSSLPTQMAVGGVRGGYCGEIIDWKQNSIEAPPSAADIFC; encoded by the exons ATGGATTTTGTCTTCGGAAACTTGAACGGGGGATCCTCATCTTTTAACCAGGACATCAATAAGTGTCCATTTTTGCGAAATATTAATGAGCCAACAAATCTTTCCTTCTCAATGCCTATGGCTTTCCCTATGCCG TCACGagatggaaaaggtcccatattTGAGGATGGTCCCAACTTTGAGATGGCATTCAGGCTTTTCCATGGGCAGAATGGTGTTGTTCCTCTTTCTGAGAGGTCGTTCATTCGTACTGAGAAGCGTCCATCCGAATCATCTCCTGTTCATTTCAATCCATTGGGAGCAAAAGCAGCCACCATTAGCCTCTCAGCCTTTGGTCCTGGAGGACCTTTCGGGTTTGATGCATTTTCCAAGAAGTGGATGAAAAAAAGCAAGAAATCAAGTTCCTCAAAAAATGAGTCCTCAAAG GGAATGGAATCAGAACACGAAGCCATGGGCAACGAATGGTTACAGAACGGGAACTGCCCCATTGCGAAGTCGTATCGGGCTGTGAGCCATGTCCTTCCTCTTGTAGCAAAGGTCTTTAAACCCCCGCCTGGCATGAAGTATAGGTGTCCTCCAGCTGTGGTTGCTGCCAGGAGCGCCATAGCGAAAACAGCCTTTGCCAAAAACCTTCGACCTCAACCACTACCCACAAAAGTACTTGTTATTGGCATTTTGGGCATGGCGGCAAATGTACCGTTGGGAATATGGAGAGAGCACACCGAAAAATTTTCACCTTCTTGGTTTGCCGCCGTTCATGCTGCTGTACCGTTCATAGGTATTCTCCGGAAATCTATTTTGATGCCTAAAGCGGCAATGGCTTTTACCATTGCTGCTTCCATTTTAGgacaggtgattggttcgaggGCAGAAAGGCTCCGTCTGAAATCGGTTGCTACCAGAAAGCTGGCTGTTGTTGAATCTTCTAGCAGTTTGCCTACTCAAATGGCTGTTGGTGGAGTTAGGGGTGGATACTGTGGTGAAATTATTGATTGGAAACAGAATTCTATTGAAGCTCCCCCGTCAGCAGCTGACATTTTCTGTTGA